In one window of Dyella thiooxydans DNA:
- a CDS encoding thermostable hemolysin gives MPRSELPAPPEPCILDSVQPLLLELKTSVRAEVVTVDHPGRAACEGFVHDVFAARYRADVQSFYPDLLEYRDDERQRAVVGMRQASLGPLFAERYLGMPADEAIGDRFGQAIARDELVEVGNLALENPGDARWVIAATIQFLHEAGYRWVLFTATRVLVNTFQRLGMRPMPLAAARPDSLGPQALQWGDYYRTAPLVCAGPIASGFRKLHRPGATSQPRLDELLAGMTRLARRLRDDDPQREEG, from the coding sequence ATGCCCCGATCCGAGCTCCCCGCTCCCCCCGAACCGTGCATCCTGGACAGCGTCCAGCCGCTCCTGCTCGAACTGAAGACGTCCGTCCGGGCCGAGGTGGTCACCGTCGACCACCCCGGCCGCGCGGCATGCGAGGGCTTCGTGCACGACGTGTTCGCGGCCCGCTATCGCGCCGACGTGCAGTCGTTCTATCCGGACCTGCTGGAATACCGCGACGACGAACGGCAGCGCGCCGTGGTGGGCATGCGGCAGGCCTCCCTGGGGCCGCTTTTCGCCGAACGGTATCTGGGCATGCCGGCCGACGAGGCGATCGGCGACCGCTTCGGCCAGGCCATCGCCCGTGACGAGCTGGTCGAGGTGGGCAATCTGGCGCTGGAGAACCCGGGCGACGCGCGCTGGGTGATCGCCGCGACGATCCAGTTCCTGCACGAGGCCGGCTATCGCTGGGTGCTGTTCACCGCGACCCGCGTGCTGGTGAACACCTTCCAGCGGCTGGGCATGCGGCCGATGCCGCTGGCCGCCGCCCGTCCGGACAGCCTCGGTCCGCAGGCGCTGCAGTGGGGCGACTACTACCGCACGGCGCCGCTGGTCTGCGCCGGACCGATCGCTTCCGGTTTCCGCAAGCTCCATCGACCCGGTGCCACTTCACAGCCCCGCCTGGACGAGCTTCTCGCCGGCATGACGCGGCTCGCGCGGCGGCTGCGCGACGACGATCCGCAGCGGGAGGAAGGCTGA
- a CDS encoding AMP-binding protein → MRGILRRIGEHAITRPLHVALQDEHTALTYAELTQEIDLAVEAIGGGRVALWMDNSCAWAVIDLALARQGAVAVPVPPFFSAGQVGHLLADARPDLLVTNQPDPVGAMLGRRPARRLSIAGQLVSVFELAVAAPPALPPGTAKITYTSGTTGQPKGVCLSAQAIGRVAQALGEAVGGTEADRALSLLPLSTLLENIGGLYVALAAGGTACVPSLASCGFEGSSSVRAERFVAALHGYAPTATILVPQLLKLLVESVATGAPAPDSLRMLAVGGAPCAPHLIERAWELRLPVHEGYGLSESASVVSLNPPGALRPGSVGRVLPHVQVQLADDGEILVAGNLFEGYLGTAATPPSPWPTGDLGYLDDDGYLYLTGRKKTAYATAFGRNVAPEWVESELTASGEILQAVVFGEGQPHNVALLVPHPATTPARLAAAVARANAALPDYARIAAWRALDAPFTPANGQARPSGGLVRDAIARHHAPLLETLYASEARHERA, encoded by the coding sequence ATGCGCGGGATCCTGCGCCGGATCGGCGAGCACGCGATCACCCGTCCCCTGCACGTGGCGCTGCAGGACGAGCACACCGCTCTCACCTACGCCGAGCTGACCCAGGAGATCGACCTCGCCGTGGAGGCCATCGGTGGCGGGCGGGTGGCGCTGTGGATGGACAACAGCTGCGCATGGGCGGTGATCGATCTCGCCCTGGCCCGCCAGGGCGCGGTGGCCGTGCCGGTACCGCCATTCTTCTCCGCCGGGCAGGTCGGACATCTGCTGGCCGATGCGCGACCCGACCTGCTGGTGACCAACCAGCCGGACCCGGTCGGCGCAATGCTGGGGCGACGACCGGCGCGACGACTGAGCATTGCCGGACAACTGGTCTCCGTGTTCGAACTGGCCGTGGCAGCGCCTCCCGCGCTGCCGCCGGGCACCGCCAAGATCACCTACACCTCCGGCACCACCGGCCAGCCGAAGGGCGTGTGCTTGTCCGCCCAGGCGATCGGCCGCGTCGCGCAGGCGCTGGGCGAGGCGGTGGGCGGCACGGAGGCGGATCGCGCGCTCTCGCTGCTGCCGCTGTCGACGCTGCTGGAGAACATCGGCGGCCTCTACGTGGCACTTGCCGCCGGCGGCACGGCCTGTGTGCCGTCGCTGGCCAGCTGCGGCTTCGAGGGCTCCAGCTCGGTGCGGGCGGAACGCTTCGTCGCCGCCCTGCACGGCTACGCGCCCACCGCGACGATCCTGGTGCCGCAGCTGCTCAAGCTGCTGGTCGAGAGCGTCGCCACCGGCGCGCCGGCGCCGGACAGCCTGCGCATGCTGGCGGTCGGTGGCGCGCCCTGCGCCCCCCACCTGATCGAGCGGGCATGGGAGCTCCGCCTCCCGGTGCATGAGGGATACGGACTGTCCGAATCGGCTTCGGTGGTGAGCCTCAATCCGCCGGGCGCGCTGCGGCCGGGCAGCGTCGGCCGGGTGTTGCCGCACGTGCAGGTACAGCTGGCCGACGACGGCGAGATCCTGGTCGCGGGCAACCTGTTCGAAGGCTACCTGGGAACCGCCGCCACACCGCCGTCGCCCTGGCCCACCGGCGACCTCGGCTACCTCGACGACGACGGCTACCTGTACCTCACCGGGCGCAAGAAGACCGCCTATGCCACCGCCTTCGGCCGCAACGTCGCCCCCGAATGGGTGGAGAGCGAACTCACCGCCAGCGGCGAGATCCTGCAGGCCGTGGTGTTCGGCGAGGGTCAGCCGCACAACGTCGCGCTGCTGGTGCCGCATCCGGCCACCACCCCCGCCCGCCTCGCCGCAGCCGTGGCCCGCGCCAATGCCGCGCTGCCCGACTACGCGCGGATCGCTGCCTGGCGCGCGCTCGACGCCCCGTTCACCCCAGCCAATGGCCAGGCCCGCCCCTCCGGCGGCCTGGTCCGCGATGCCATCGCCCGCCATCACGCCCCGCTCCTGGAAACCCTGTATGCAAGCGAAGCCCGACATGAACGTGCATGA
- a CDS encoding TenA family transcriptional regulator, whose product MQAKPDMNVHDRLVLETEASRQAFLAIPIIRRALTGQVSREEYLRFLQQAYHHVHHTVRLMMGMGYFLPERLHWMQPAIAEYIAEEIGHDQWILDDIDAIGGDGEAARRSPPGAAVELMIAYAHDTLCRGNPVGFLGMVFVLEGISAALASRAADAIQQALALPKQGLRYLSSHGALDQEHVGFFEQLVNRLEEDADQAALIHAANRFYALYGAMFQSIDHPTAGS is encoded by the coding sequence ATGCAAGCGAAGCCCGACATGAACGTGCATGACCGCCTGGTGCTGGAGACCGAAGCCAGTCGCCAGGCCTTCCTCGCCATCCCGATCATCCGGCGCGCGCTGACCGGCCAGGTCAGCCGCGAGGAGTACCTGCGCTTCCTGCAGCAGGCCTACCACCACGTGCACCACACGGTGCGGCTGATGATGGGCATGGGCTACTTCCTGCCTGAGCGGCTGCACTGGATGCAGCCGGCGATCGCCGAGTACATCGCCGAGGAGATCGGCCACGACCAGTGGATCCTCGACGACATCGACGCCATCGGCGGCGACGGCGAGGCGGCCCGCCGCAGCCCGCCCGGCGCGGCGGTGGAACTGATGATCGCCTACGCCCACGACACGCTCTGCCGCGGCAATCCGGTCGGCTTCCTCGGCATGGTGTTCGTGCTGGAAGGCATCAGCGCGGCGCTCGCCAGTCGGGCCGCCGACGCGATCCAGCAGGCGCTCGCGCTGCCCAAACAAGGATTGCGCTACCTGAGCTCGCACGGCGCGCTCGACCAGGAGCACGTCGGCTTCTTCGAGCAGCTGGTGAACCGACTCGAGGAGGACGCCGACCAGGCTGCGCTGATCCACGCCGCCAACCGCTTCTACGCGCTGTATGGCGCGATGTTCCAGTCCATCGACCACCCGACTGCCGGGAGCTGA
- a CDS encoding SDR family oxidoreductase, whose protein sequence is MQLRDKRILLTGAGGGIGRELAPLLLDAGARLCLTSRSDASAASMAHHVHTHRDRVLVVRADVTFAADRERLVERMRAEFGGIDILVNLAGALDFGLFADAQPAMIPRLLAVNLEAPMQLAHAVLPAMLSQGSGRIVNIGSIFGSIGYPGFASYSATKFALRGFSQALRRELHGSGVSVTYVAPRAVRTAFNPVELHLMAADGLMHMDDPLWVAEQIVRAIESGRPEVYLGQPESFFARLNALLPGMVDRGLRKVVPSIARFARGAA, encoded by the coding sequence ATGCAACTGAGGGACAAACGGATCCTGCTGACCGGTGCGGGCGGCGGGATCGGCCGGGAGCTGGCGCCACTGCTGCTCGACGCCGGCGCCAGACTCTGCCTGACCAGCCGCAGCGATGCGTCCGCGGCCAGCATGGCCCACCACGTCCACACCCACCGCGATCGCGTGCTGGTGGTGCGGGCGGACGTGACCTTCGCCGCCGACCGCGAACGCCTGGTCGAGCGCATGCGCGCCGAGTTCGGCGGCATCGACATCCTGGTCAACCTGGCCGGCGCGCTGGATTTCGGCCTGTTCGCGGACGCGCAACCGGCAATGATTCCCCGGCTGCTGGCGGTGAACCTGGAAGCGCCCATGCAGCTGGCCCACGCGGTGCTCCCCGCGATGCTCTCGCAGGGCAGCGGCCGGATCGTCAACATCGGCTCGATCTTCGGCAGCATCGGCTACCCGGGCTTCGCTTCCTATTCGGCCACCAAGTTCGCCCTGCGCGGGTTCTCCCAGGCGCTTCGCCGCGAACTGCATGGCTCGGGCGTGTCCGTCACCTACGTCGCGCCACGCGCGGTGCGCACCGCCTTCAACCCGGTCGAACTGCACCTGATGGCCGCCGATGGACTCATGCACATGGACGATCCGCTGTGGGTCGCCGAGCAGATCGTGCGGGCCATCGAGTCCGGGCGACCCGAGGTCTACCTGGGCCAGCCGGAGTCCTTCTTCGCCCGGCTCAATGCCCTGCTCCCCGGCATGGTGGACCGGGGCCTGCGCAAGGTGGTGCCGTCGATCGCCAGGTTCGCCCGCGGCGCCGCCTGA
- a CDS encoding DUF4156 domain-containing protein, translated as MRKTLLLVPVVLLSACTWGITLDDAGKAVRTAWNGDVSQCQDLGKVTVSVMDHVGPIDRNDIKVRDELEVMARNEAAKMNADTIKPLAEPADGSQPWGAYRCGSAGAPAGNTPASAASAPQTVPAAGFQTYPIKSH; from the coding sequence ATGCGCAAGACCCTGCTGCTCGTCCCTGTCGTGCTGCTCAGCGCGTGCACCTGGGGCATCACCCTCGACGACGCCGGCAAGGCCGTGCGCACGGCATGGAACGGCGATGTCTCGCAATGCCAGGACCTGGGCAAGGTCACCGTGTCGGTGATGGATCACGTCGGCCCGATCGACCGCAACGACATCAAGGTGCGCGACGAGCTCGAGGTGATGGCGCGCAACGAGGCGGCCAAGATGAATGCCGACACGATCAAGCCGCTGGCCGAGCCCGCGGATGGTTCGCAGCCGTGGGGCGCGTACCGCTGCGGCAGTGCAGGCGCGCCCGCCGGCAATACGCCGGCCAGCGCAGCCTCGGCCCCGCAGACGGTCCCCGCCGCCGGGTTCCAGACCTACCCGATCAAGAGCCACTGA
- a CDS encoding M16 family metallopeptidase: MTKTPLALLIAGLLSLGAGALPLRVAADGVAVASAAAQIPQLAYQRFTLPNGLTVVVHEDHKAPVVAVSIWYHVGSSYEPKGKTGFAHLFEHLMFQGSENHKDEYFKPFELAGATDMNGTTWLDRTNYFETVPTTALDMALWMESDRMGHLLGAIGQPQLDEQRGVVQNEKRQGENQPYGRVSELIQAEAFPANHPYHHDTIGSMADLNAASLDDVKQWFRGYYGAANTVLVLSGDITVAQAKEKAQKYFGDIAPGPQVPRPQVWVAPRQQSTRGTMTDNVAQTRIYREWNVPSRTSDELNQLQLAASVLGGSKTSRLYQRLVYRDKLADSVSVDIDQHVLASMFQLQVDVKKGIDPARVEAAIADEWARFLKDGPTADELARVKTEVRASFVRGLERVNTQATILAQGQLYSGDPGQYERDFKTLMAATPASVKAAADRWISHGDYTLTVVPGKVDAADMATVAGRPAASGAPAPKLSPKGDYHVVRSDVDRAKGVPQVERFPDLTFPALQRGKLANGIQVVLAERHAVPAVQIALQFAGGYAADHGRKLGTSSFTMGMLDEGTRSLDSVEIAKRKQRLGAMINTGCSLDACTASLNALDDQLKPSLDLFADIVRHPAFRDADVARVRGQWLAGIAQEKSQPVGIALRTLPPLLYGEGHPYAIPFTGSGTEASIRSLTTADMRAFMADYIRPDNVTILVAGDTTLDKIVPQLDAVFGDWTASGKVPPRYLGKVAPPVHPRVFLVDRPGAQQSLILAGELAPSTEAPNNLPIETMSSAFGGTFTSRLNMNLREDKHWAYGAFSFLREAKGQRPFLMYAPVQTDKTADSVAEILKEARGVVGDKPLTAAEIDKIKVGDVRSLPGSYQTTAAVMGALQNIALYHRPDDYVQTLKSRIDAQTDAQVNDAAKEIIHPSQLTWVIVGDLSKIRAPLEKLDLGAMQVLDADGKPVAGGK; encoded by the coding sequence GTGACGAAGACCCCGCTTGCCCTGCTGATCGCCGGATTGCTGAGCCTCGGCGCCGGCGCCCTCCCGCTTCGTGTAGCAGCCGATGGCGTCGCGGTGGCATCCGCCGCTGCTCAGATCCCGCAGCTCGCCTACCAGCGCTTCACCCTGCCCAATGGCCTGACCGTGGTGGTCCACGAAGACCACAAGGCGCCGGTGGTGGCGGTGAGCATCTGGTACCACGTCGGCTCGTCCTACGAGCCGAAGGGCAAGACCGGCTTCGCCCATCTGTTCGAGCACCTGATGTTCCAGGGCTCGGAGAACCACAAGGACGAGTACTTCAAGCCGTTCGAGCTGGCCGGCGCCACCGACATGAACGGCACCACCTGGCTGGACCGCACCAATTATTTCGAGACGGTGCCGACCACGGCGCTGGACATGGCGCTGTGGATGGAGTCGGACCGCATGGGCCATCTGCTCGGCGCGATCGGCCAGCCGCAGCTCGACGAGCAGCGCGGCGTGGTGCAGAACGAGAAGCGCCAGGGCGAGAACCAGCCCTACGGCCGCGTCAGCGAGCTGATCCAGGCCGAGGCGTTCCCGGCCAACCACCCCTACCATCACGACACCATCGGCTCGATGGCCGACCTCAACGCGGCCTCGCTGGACGACGTGAAGCAGTGGTTCCGCGGCTACTACGGCGCGGCCAACACCGTGCTGGTGCTGTCCGGCGACATCACCGTGGCACAGGCGAAGGAAAAGGCGCAGAAGTACTTCGGCGACATCGCGCCCGGCCCGCAGGTCCCGCGCCCGCAGGTCTGGGTGGCGCCGCGCCAGCAGTCGACCCGCGGCACGATGACCGACAACGTGGCGCAGACCCGCATCTACCGCGAGTGGAACGTGCCTTCGCGCACCAGCGACGAACTCAACCAGCTGCAGCTGGCCGCATCGGTGCTCGGCGGCAGCAAGACTTCGCGGCTGTACCAGCGGCTGGTCTACCGCGACAAGCTGGCCGACAGCGTCTCGGTGGACATCGACCAGCACGTGCTGGCCAGCATGTTCCAGTTGCAGGTGGACGTGAAGAAGGGCATCGATCCGGCCCGGGTCGAAGCGGCCATCGCCGACGAATGGGCCCGGTTCCTCAAGGACGGCCCCACCGCCGACGAACTGGCCCGCGTGAAGACCGAGGTGCGCGCCTCCTTCGTGCGTGGGCTGGAGCGGGTGAACACGCAGGCCACGATCCTGGCCCAGGGGCAGCTCTATTCGGGTGACCCGGGGCAGTACGAGAGGGATTTCAAGACGCTGATGGCAGCCACCCCGGCCAGCGTGAAGGCCGCGGCGGACCGGTGGATCAGCCACGGCGATTACACGCTCACCGTGGTGCCGGGCAAGGTCGATGCCGCCGACATGGCCACCGTCGCCGGTCGCCCCGCGGCATCCGGTGCACCGGCACCGAAGCTCAGCCCGAAGGGCGACTACCACGTGGTCAGGAGCGATGTGGATCGCGCCAAGGGCGTGCCGCAGGTCGAGCGTTTCCCCGACCTGACCTTCCCGGCCCTGCAGCGCGGCAAGCTGGCCAACGGCATCCAGGTGGTGCTGGCCGAGCGCCATGCGGTGCCGGCGGTGCAGATTGCCCTGCAGTTTGCCGGCGGTTATGCCGCCGATCACGGGCGCAAGCTCGGCACCTCCAGTTTCACCATGGGCATGCTGGACGAGGGCACCCGGTCGCTGGATTCGGTCGAGATCGCCAAGCGCAAGCAGCGCCTGGGCGCGATGATCAACACCGGCTGCAGCCTCGACGCCTGCACCGCCTCGCTCAACGCGCTGGACGACCAGCTCAAGCCTTCGCTCGACCTGTTTGCCGACATCGTGCGCCACCCGGCGTTCCGCGACGCCGACGTGGCGCGTGTGCGCGGCCAGTGGCTCGCCGGCATCGCGCAGGAGAAGAGCCAGCCGGTCGGCATCGCGCTGCGCACGTTGCCGCCGCTGCTGTACGGCGAGGGCCATCCGTATGCGATTCCGTTCACCGGCTCGGGCACCGAGGCGTCGATCAGGTCGCTGACCACCGCCGACATGCGTGCCTTCATGGCCGATTACATCCGCCCGGACAACGTGACCATCCTGGTGGCCGGCGACACCACGCTGGACAAGATCGTCCCGCAGCTCGACGCGGTGTTCGGCGACTGGACGGCCAGCGGCAAGGTGCCGCCGCGCTATCTCGGCAAGGTGGCGCCGCCGGTGCATCCGCGCGTCTTCCTGGTCGACCGCCCCGGGGCGCAGCAGAGCCTGATTCTCGCCGGCGAGCTGGCGCCGTCCACCGAGGCACCGAACAACCTGCCGATCGAAACCATGAGCAGCGCGTTCGGCGGCACCTTCACCTCGCGTCTGAACATGAACCTGCGTGAGGACAAGCACTGGGCCTACGGCGCCTTCAGCTTCCTGCGCGAAGCCAAGGGCCAGCGGCCGTTCCTGATGTACGCACCGGTGCAGACCGACAAGACCGCCGATTCGGTGGCCGAGATCCTGAAGGAGGCACGCGGCGTGGTCGGCGACAAGCCGCTGACCGCCGCCGAGATCGACAAGATCAAGGTGGGCGACGTGCGCTCGCTGCCGGGTAGCTACCAGACCACGGCCGCGGTGATGGGGGCGCTGCAGAACATCGCCCTGTACCACCGCCCGGACGACTACGTGCAGACGCTGAAGTCGCGTATCGACGCGCAGACCGATGCGCAGGTCAACGACGCGGCGAAGGAGATCATCCATCCGTCCCAGCTGACCTGGGTGATTGTCGGCGACCTGTCGAAGATCCGTGCGCCGCTGGAGAAGCTCGATCTGGGCGCGATGCAGGTGCTGGACGCCGACGGCAAGCCGGTCGCCGGCGGCAAGTAA
- a CDS encoding tRNA (cytidine(34)-2'-O)-methyltransferase, with translation MLHVILFRPEIPPNTGNVIRLCANTGAALHLVRPLGFELDDTRLRRAGLDYHEYASVAVHDDLDACLDAIGRPRVFAFSTRGRVAHVEARFERGDALLFGCETAGLPDAVLDAIPAPQRLRLPMRPDSRSLNLSNSVAVAVFEAWRQFGFEGAAVLP, from the coding sequence ATGCTGCACGTCATCCTGTTCCGCCCCGAAATTCCGCCCAACACCGGCAACGTGATCCGCCTGTGCGCCAATACCGGCGCCGCGCTGCACCTGGTGCGCCCGCTCGGCTTCGAGCTCGACGACACCCGCCTGCGCCGCGCCGGTCTGGATTATCACGAGTACGCCAGCGTGGCGGTGCACGACGACCTCGACGCCTGCCTCGACGCCATCGGCCGGCCCCGCGTGTTCGCCTTCTCCACGCGTGGCCGGGTCGCCCACGTGGAGGCCCGCTTCGAACGCGGCGACGCCCTGCTGTTCGGCTGCGAGACGGCCGGCCTGCCGGATGCGGTGCTCGACGCGATTCCCGCGCCGCAGCGCCTGCGGCTGCCGATGCGGCCGGACAGCCGCAGTCTCAATCTTTCCAACAGCGTGGCGGTGGCGGTGTTCGAGGCCTGGCGGCAGTTCGGCTTCGAGGGCGCCGCGGTGCTGCCGTAG
- a CDS encoding ubiquinone biosynthesis accessory factor UbiJ, with product MTASTPNAWLPQPLRKLAGRALETALNHTLSLDPDTQQKLAALDGRSVQLHLRGPELALAVTVEQGQLRVGPPAEDSQLRVAATPGSLLGMLLRRGDDGVAPGKVEIAGDADLARRLEKLASAFAPDFEEAFARTFGDVLGVPIARAVRQGLSHARETASHLTEDGADWVRDEANLVMGPGEVDRFLDDVDTLRERTERLESRLARLQQRLGRGA from the coding sequence ATGACCGCCTCCACTCCCAATGCCTGGCTGCCGCAGCCGTTGCGCAAGCTCGCCGGGCGCGCGCTGGAAACCGCGCTCAACCACACGCTCTCGCTCGACCCCGACACGCAGCAGAAGCTCGCCGCGCTGGACGGTCGCAGCGTGCAACTGCATCTGCGCGGCCCCGAGCTCGCACTCGCGGTGACCGTCGAGCAGGGCCAGCTGCGCGTGGGGCCGCCGGCCGAGGACAGCCAGCTGCGCGTGGCAGCGACGCCGGGCAGCCTGCTCGGCATGCTGCTGCGCCGGGGCGACGATGGCGTGGCACCGGGCAAGGTGGAGATCGCCGGCGACGCCGACCTGGCCCGACGACTGGAGAAACTGGCCAGCGCGTTCGCGCCGGATTTCGAGGAAGCCTTCGCGCGCACCTTCGGCGACGTGCTCGGCGTGCCGATCGCGCGGGCCGTGCGCCAGGGCCTGTCGCACGCCAGGGAGACCGCCAGCCACCTCACCGAGGACGGCGCCGACTGGGTCCGCGACGAGGCGAACCTGGTGATGGGGCCGGGCGAGGTGGACCGATTCCTCGACGACGTGGACACGCTGCGCGAGCGCACCGAACGACTGGAATCGCGGCTGGCCCGCCTGCAGCAGCGACTGGGGCGCGGCGCATGA
- the ubiB gene encoding ubiquinone biosynthesis regulatory protein kinase UbiB codes for MRSLTVVPRLMRVASVLLAWRLDEIVETAHLFRPLKLVRPFFGKPRPDVASLSRGERLRGALTELGPIFVKAGQVLSTRRDLVPADIADELALLQDQVPPFPGSEARAIVERELRQPVTTLFARFDETALASASIAQVHAATLHDGREVVVKVLRPGIEQRIANDVALLRSLGELADRWHPAADKIRPLEVVAEVEKMLENELDLQREGASASLLRRNFESGVDLYVPAVEWDFTTERVITLERVYGVSCDDVDAIDAAGIDRRALAAKGVRVFYEQVFRDNFFHADAHPGNVWVDLARKDEPRFIALDFGIMGSLPEADQYWLAQNFIALFERDYQRIAQLHVDAGWMPSSVRVDELTAAVRTVCEPYFTRPLAQISLAELVVKLFRTAQKFQLTLQPQLILLQKTLLNIEGVGRRLDPDIDIWAVAHPVLERILRERYSLRRTLKDARRRLPEWIHAAPQLPELVRDALRQAARGEMRSVSDPLALLQQAEVARRQQRLLGGALLGGSLLIVATLVWTLAPQHGMWPPLAAGVAGLIAFAITWPRRR; via the coding sequence ATGAGGTCGCTGACCGTGGTGCCGCGCCTGATGCGGGTCGCTTCCGTGCTGCTCGCCTGGCGCCTGGACGAGATCGTCGAGACCGCCCACCTGTTCCGTCCGCTCAAGCTGGTGCGGCCGTTCTTCGGCAAGCCGCGCCCGGATGTCGCCTCGCTGTCGCGTGGCGAACGCCTGCGCGGCGCGCTGACCGAGCTGGGGCCGATCTTCGTCAAGGCCGGGCAGGTGCTGTCCACCCGGCGCGACCTGGTGCCGGCCGACATCGCCGACGAGCTGGCCCTGCTGCAGGACCAGGTGCCGCCGTTCCCCGGCAGCGAGGCGCGTGCGATCGTCGAGCGTGAACTCAGGCAGCCGGTCACCACGCTGTTCGCCCGTTTCGACGAGACAGCGCTCGCCTCTGCTTCGATCGCCCAGGTACACGCGGCCACGCTGCACGATGGCCGCGAGGTCGTGGTGAAGGTGCTCAGGCCGGGCATCGAGCAGCGCATTGCCAACGACGTGGCCCTGCTCCGCTCGCTGGGCGAGCTGGCCGACCGCTGGCATCCGGCCGCCGACAAGATCCGCCCGCTGGAGGTGGTGGCCGAAGTCGAGAAGATGCTGGAGAACGAGCTGGACCTGCAGCGCGAAGGCGCCAGCGCCAGCCTGCTGCGACGCAACTTCGAAAGCGGCGTGGATCTCTACGTGCCGGCGGTGGAGTGGGACTTCACCACCGAGCGGGTGATCACGCTGGAGCGCGTGTACGGGGTGAGCTGCGACGACGTGGACGCGATCGACGCGGCCGGCATCGACCGCCGGGCGCTCGCCGCCAAGGGCGTGCGGGTGTTCTACGAGCAGGTCTTCCGCGACAACTTCTTCCATGCCGACGCGCATCCTGGCAACGTCTGGGTGGATCTCGCCCGCAAGGACGAGCCGCGCTTCATCGCGCTGGACTTCGGCATCATGGGTTCGCTGCCGGAGGCCGACCAGTACTGGCTGGCGCAGAACTTCATCGCGCTGTTCGAGCGCGACTACCAGCGCATCGCCCAGCTGCACGTCGACGCCGGCTGGATGCCGTCCTCGGTCCGTGTCGACGAGCTGACCGCGGCGGTGCGCACGGTGTGCGAGCCGTACTTCACCCGGCCGCTGGCCCAGATCTCGCTGGCCGAGCTGGTGGTGAAGCTGTTCCGCACCGCGCAGAAGTTCCAGCTGACCCTGCAGCCGCAGCTGATCCTGCTGCAGAAGACCCTGCTCAACATCGAGGGTGTGGGTCGCCGGCTCGACCCGGACATCGACATCTGGGCGGTGGCGCATCCGGTGCTCGAGCGCATCCTGCGCGAGCGCTACAGCCTGCGCCGCACGCTGAAGGACGCGCGCAGACGGCTGCCGGAATGGATCCACGCGGCACCGCAGCTGCCCGAGCTGGTGCGCGACGCGCTCAGGCAGGCGGCGCGCGGCGAGATGCGCAGCGTCAGTGATCCGCTCGCCCTGCTGCAGCAGGCAGAAGTGGCCCGGCGCCAGCAGCGCCTGTTGGGCGGCGCGTTGCTCGGCGGTAGCCTGCTGATCGTGGCGACCCTGGTGTGGACGCTGGCGCCGCAGCATGGCATGTGGCCGCCGCTGGCCGCGGGCGTTGCCGGTTTGATTGCCTTCGCCATCACCTGGCCCCGCCGCCGCTGA
- a CDS encoding pseudouridine synthase, whose translation MIEILHQDDALIAVNKPAGLAVHRSKMVGNAESFLIDELRAQVGDTVYLAHRLDRATSGVLLVARSSEVAAALGEQFMGRDVHKDYLAVVRGWPEPAEGLVDYPLPGSRDTGPRREARTRYRRLATVEVPIPLGRYPQQRYALVACAPETGRFRQIRKHMAHIHHPIIGDCQHGRSDHNRLYKQYFGCHRMLLHARRITLRHPLEGTPLVIEAPLDAAWTALLDRFGWSIEGA comes from the coding sequence ATGATCGAGATACTCCACCAGGACGACGCCCTGATCGCGGTGAACAAGCCCGCGGGCCTGGCCGTGCACCGCTCGAAGATGGTGGGCAACGCCGAGAGCTTCCTGATCGACGAGCTGCGCGCCCAGGTCGGCGACACCGTGTACCTGGCGCACCGGCTCGACCGCGCGACCAGCGGCGTGCTGCTGGTCGCGCGATCCAGCGAGGTGGCCGCCGCACTCGGCGAGCAGTTCATGGGCCGTGACGTGCACAAGGACTATCTGGCCGTGGTGCGCGGCTGGCCCGAGCCCGCCGAGGGGCTGGTCGACTACCCGTTGCCCGGCTCGCGCGACACCGGGCCGCGCCGCGAGGCGCGCACCCGCTACCGGCGGCTGGCCACGGTCGAGGTGCCGATCCCGCTGGGCCGCTATCCGCAGCAGCGCTACGCGCTGGTCGCCTGCGCGCCGGAGACCGGCCGCTTCCGGCAGATCCGCAAGCACATGGCGCACATCCACCACCCGATCATCGGCGACTGCCAGCACGGGCGCAGCGACCACAACCGGCTGTACAAGCAGTACTTCGGCTGCCATCGCATGCTGCTGCACGCACGCCGCATCACGCTGCGGCATCCGCTCGAGGGCACGCCGCTGGTGATCGAGGCGCCGCTGGATGCGGCCTGGACCGCGCTGCTGGACCGCTTCGGCTGGTCGATCGAAGGGGCCTGA